The Patescibacteria group bacterium genomic interval AATTGGCCGGTCTTGGCGGTGGTTCCTATTTTAAGCTTAGTCTGTTTCATTCTTTATTATTGGCTTTATCTTAAATACTCATTCGGCTGGCGTCCCGCCTTGATTTATGCCTTGATACAGGCTATAGTATTAACGGAATTGCTATTTTTATTGTTGCTTTGGCCGGTTAGCTTCTACGTATCCGCTATCTTATCAGCCGCAACATATTATCTAATGTTGTCGTTATCCCTACCTCGTTCGGCGGGGATAAACAAAGGAAAATCCCACCTAAGAACAATCGTGGTTTTTTCCTTGGTCGTCGTTTTAACTCTTATTAGCGCTATCTGGCTTTAATTATTTTTTTATGTTCAAACCATCGCAAACTTTTTTGGTTATTATTCTGTCAATCTGTTTCGGTCTACTTTCCGGTTTTCTGGGCTTTGTCATTATTAGCGCTTCCTCTTTAAAAATTCCGATTTTAAGCCAGCTGAATTTTTCTTCGGCGACTCTAAACGATAGGATTATCATCCAACAGCCGCGTAGCGTGGTGATTGAGCAGGATACGCAAATGAAGCAGATAGAGAATGATCTGTTGCCCACTGTAGTTAATGTTTATTATAGCAATAAATCAACCGAGCCGCTTAGCGCCGCTTTTACTGATAGTGATGTTTTGGGCCATGGTTTTGTTTTGACTGCCGATGGTTGGGTAGTCAGTTCTCGCGCCGCTATCACCAATCTTAAAGGGTCTTATACTGCCGTAGGTTACCAGAACAAACAATATCTGTTGTCTGATTTTGTTGAGGATCATGCTACCGGCATAGTTTTTGGAAAAATGTCGGCCAGCAATTTGCCGGTTGCCAAAATCGGCAAATCTAACAGTTTATCATTAGGCCAGACAGTTGTAGTCGTTTCCGGCCATAATCGGCTGGAGCTGACTCATATAACCAAGATCGGCTATAGTTTTTCCACAGTCAGCGATTTAAAGCTTAACTCTGATCATCCGCAAAAAAGGATTTATTTAGATCGGCTTTTGGCCGAAAGTTATAATGGCGGTTTATTGGTTAATTTTAAGGGGGAGATAATCGGTGTGATTGATAATGGTTCAGTTATTCCCGTTGATTACTTTTCTCAGTTAATTACCGGATTATTGAATAATAAGGAAGTTGTTCGGGCGTCTTTGGGCGTGAATTATATTGACTTGGCTCAGGCTGACGGCTTAGCTGATTGGGGCGATAAGGGTGCTTACGTCATTAGCGAACCGGTACGCGGTACTGCGGTTTTCGGCCTAATCAGGAAGGGTGATATTATTAAGAAAATAAACGATTTCGAACTCAATGTTTATCAGGGTCTGTCCGATATTGTCAATAACTTTAAGATGGGGGATAAAGTGGAGATTGTTTTATCTCGCGGCGGCCAGGATATGTCGATTACGGCAGTTTTAAAATAGGTGGGCTTGAATTTTGTTTAAACTCTATTTTTTTGTATAATAAAAATTGAGATAAGGTTTTTTCTAACTAAACAAAACTCTCTTTGATCGGGGAGTTTTTATCTTTAATCGGCTGTTTGTATCGGTTTTTTTATTAAAACTTTCTAAATTTTTCAGTCATGTCCCAATTCGTCCATCTCCATGTCCACTCTCACTACTCTTTGCTTGACGGCTTAGGGCAGATTGATGAACTGATAAAAATTGCCAAGCAATATGAGATGCCGGCCATGGCCCTGACTGATCATGGTGTAATGTACGGGGCGATAGAATTTTATAAAAA includes:
- a CDS encoding S1C family serine protease; its protein translation is MFKPSQTFLVIILSICFGLLSGFLGFVIISASSLKIPILSQLNFSSATLNDRIIIQQPRSVVIEQDTQMKQIENDLLPTVVNVYYSNKSTEPLSAAFTDSDVLGHGFVLTADGWVVSSRAAITNLKGSYTAVGYQNKQYLLSDFVEDHATGIVFGKMSASNLPVAKIGKSNSLSLGQTVVVVSGHNRLELTHITKIGYSFSTVSDLKLNSDHPQKRIYLDRLLAESYNGGLLVNFKGEIIGVIDNGSVIPVDYFSQLITGLLNNKEVVRASLGVNYIDLAQADGLADWGDKGAYVISEPVRGTAVFGLIRKGDIIKKINDFELNVYQGLSDIVNNFKMGDKVEIVLSRGGQDMSITAVLK